One part of the Raphanus sativus cultivar WK10039 chromosome 7, ASM80110v3, whole genome shotgun sequence genome encodes these proteins:
- the LOC108815167 gene encoding protein EMSY-LIKE 3 isoform X1 translates to MDYRPSDSSGTDDDLPPSHQSRYQRSGRPAGNGRPSALNSAPLSRMHNDMETQIHLIEQEAYSSILRAFKAQSDAITWEKESLITELRKELRVSDEEHRELLSRVNADEMIRRIREWRKGNSLQPGGPQMVHDSAPSPTVSGSRKKQKTSQSFASLAMGAPSPALHPSMQPSSSALRRGGPPPPGPKTKKPKTSMQFPATSIAGRPQSGALAHEPGETGSLDPLIGKKVWTKWPEDNNFYEAVITDYNAVEGRHALVYDMNTGNETWEWVNLKEISPGDIRWEGEDGGVSRKGGHPGQGRGSAKAMSRGGPTSNAVGRGRGSMKTHQHKAQNGIGKKTLGDIEILHTDTLIKEVEKVFGSVNPNPAEVEKAKRVLRDHEQALVDAIARLEELSDGESGNI, encoded by the exons ATGGATTACCGACCTTCTGATAGCAGTG GCACGGATGATGACCTACCTCCATCACATCAAAGTAGATATCAAAGAAGCGGAAGACCTGCCGGTAACGGCAGGCCTTCAGCTCTCAATTCCGCGCCTCTATCAAGGATGCACAACGACATGGAAACTCAAATTCATCTCATTGAACAAGAAGCGTATAGCTCTATACTCCGTGCATTTAAAGCCCAGTCTGATGCTATTACCTGG GAGAAAGAAAGTTTGATCACTGAACTCAGAAAAGAACTCCGGGTGTCTGATGAGGAACACAGAGAGCTGTTGTCTAGGGTTAATGCTGACGAAATGATCAGACGAATAAG GGAGTGGAGAAAGGGGAACAGCCTTCAGCCCGGAGGTCCTCAGATGGTTCATGATTCAGCTCCGAGTCCAACTGTTTCAGGATCACGTAAGAAGCAAAAGACATCACAATCATTCGCCTCGTTAGCTATGGGCGCGCCATCTCCGGCTCTGCACCCATCGATGCAACCATCTTCGTCTGCACTTAGAAGGGGAGGTCCTCCTCCACCAGGTCCAAAGACCAAGAAGCCAAAGACT TCGATGCAGTTCCCAGCTACAAGCATTGCTGGAAGGCCCCAGTCTGGCGCTTTAGCACATGAACCAGGTGAAACAGGATCACTTGACCCGTTGATTGGAAAGAAGGTATGGACAAAGTGGCCTGAGGACAACAATTTCTATGAAGCTGTTATAACTGACTACAACGCCGTTGAG GGGCGGCATGCTTTAGTGTATGACATGAACACTGGGAATGAAACTTGGGAATGGGTAAATCTTAAAGAG ATATCTCCGGGAGATATCAGATGGGAAGGTGAGGATGGTGGGGTTTCTCGTAAAGGAGGACATCCTGGGCAAGGCCGAGGAAGTGCAAAGGCCATGTCTCGTGGTGGTCCTACAAGCAACGCCGTTGGTAGAGGTAGGGGAAGCATGAAGACACATCAACACAAAGCGCAGAATGGCATCGGGAAGAAAACTTTAGGTGATATCGAAATACTCCACACTGATACACTAATAAAAGAG GTAGAAAAAGTTTTTGGATCAGTTAACCCAAATCCAGCAGAGGTAGAGAAGGCAAAGAGAGTGCTAAGA GATCATGAGCAAGCACTTGTGGATGCAATTGCAAGGCTTGAAGAACTATCAGACGGCGAAAGCGGTAATATTTGA
- the LOC108815167 gene encoding protein EMSY-LIKE 3 isoform X2, translating into MDYRPSDSSGTDDDLPPSHQSRYQRSGRPAGNGRPSALNSAPLSRMHNDMETQIHLIEQEAYSSILRAFKAQSDAITWEKESLITELRKELRVSDEEHRELLSRVNADEMIRRIREWRKGNSLQPGGPQMVHDSAPSPTVSGSRKKQKTSQSFASLAMGAPSPALHPSMQPSSSALRRGGPPPPGPKTKKPKTFPATSIAGRPQSGALAHEPGETGSLDPLIGKKVWTKWPEDNNFYEAVITDYNAVEGRHALVYDMNTGNETWEWVNLKEISPGDIRWEGEDGGVSRKGGHPGQGRGSAKAMSRGGPTSNAVGRGRGSMKTHQHKAQNGIGKKTLGDIEILHTDTLIKEVEKVFGSVNPNPAEVEKAKRVLRDHEQALVDAIARLEELSDGESGNI; encoded by the exons ATGGATTACCGACCTTCTGATAGCAGTG GCACGGATGATGACCTACCTCCATCACATCAAAGTAGATATCAAAGAAGCGGAAGACCTGCCGGTAACGGCAGGCCTTCAGCTCTCAATTCCGCGCCTCTATCAAGGATGCACAACGACATGGAAACTCAAATTCATCTCATTGAACAAGAAGCGTATAGCTCTATACTCCGTGCATTTAAAGCCCAGTCTGATGCTATTACCTGG GAGAAAGAAAGTTTGATCACTGAACTCAGAAAAGAACTCCGGGTGTCTGATGAGGAACACAGAGAGCTGTTGTCTAGGGTTAATGCTGACGAAATGATCAGACGAATAAG GGAGTGGAGAAAGGGGAACAGCCTTCAGCCCGGAGGTCCTCAGATGGTTCATGATTCAGCTCCGAGTCCAACTGTTTCAGGATCACGTAAGAAGCAAAAGACATCACAATCATTCGCCTCGTTAGCTATGGGCGCGCCATCTCCGGCTCTGCACCCATCGATGCAACCATCTTCGTCTGCACTTAGAAGGGGAGGTCCTCCTCCACCAGGTCCAAAGACCAAGAAGCCAAAGACT TTCCCAGCTACAAGCATTGCTGGAAGGCCCCAGTCTGGCGCTTTAGCACATGAACCAGGTGAAACAGGATCACTTGACCCGTTGATTGGAAAGAAGGTATGGACAAAGTGGCCTGAGGACAACAATTTCTATGAAGCTGTTATAACTGACTACAACGCCGTTGAG GGGCGGCATGCTTTAGTGTATGACATGAACACTGGGAATGAAACTTGGGAATGGGTAAATCTTAAAGAG ATATCTCCGGGAGATATCAGATGGGAAGGTGAGGATGGTGGGGTTTCTCGTAAAGGAGGACATCCTGGGCAAGGCCGAGGAAGTGCAAAGGCCATGTCTCGTGGTGGTCCTACAAGCAACGCCGTTGGTAGAGGTAGGGGAAGCATGAAGACACATCAACACAAAGCGCAGAATGGCATCGGGAAGAAAACTTTAGGTGATATCGAAATACTCCACACTGATACACTAATAAAAGAG GTAGAAAAAGTTTTTGGATCAGTTAACCCAAATCCAGCAGAGGTAGAGAAGGCAAAGAGAGTGCTAAGA GATCATGAGCAAGCACTTGTGGATGCAATTGCAAGGCTTGAAGAACTATCAGACGGCGAAAGCGGTAATATTTGA